The stretch of DNA ACGGTGTAGGTGCCCGGTTTGGTGAAGGTAAATGCCGGATTTTTACCCGTTGCCTGTAACGACTGGCCCGTAAACTGCCAGCGGTAGGTTAGCGAATCAGCCCCGTCATAGTCGAACGAGTCGCTGGCCGAGAACTGGACCCGCAGCGGGGCGGCACCTACCGTACGGCTGGCCGTTAGTTTGGCAATGGGGGTGCGGTTGCCTTCGGTGTACTCGATGCGGACCAGCCGGGCATCCGTGTTTTTAGCCCGCCAGTAGGCTCCGTATTCCAGCAAATACAAGGCACCCTCCGGCCCAAAGGTCATGTCGATGGGCTTGCTGAAGGTTTCGTTCGGCAGAAACGGTTCCAGCCGGGTCAGTTTCCCCACCGAATCGACACGGGCCGTGAAAATCCAGTTGCGCATCCAGTCGGCAATGAACCATGCTCCCTCGTAGTAGGCCGGGAATTGCCGGGCCGATGGGTTGCCCGGTGGGTAATATACTGGCCCGCCAATGGCATTTCGCCCGCCCGTTCCTAAGGCCGGAAACTCGGGCGACGCATCATACGGATACCAGATCAGGGCGGGCTGAACGGGCGGCAGGTTGCGCAGCCCCGTGTTGTTGGCCGACTCGTTGACGGGTGCCAGCGGGTCGTAGGCCGTTCCCGATTGTTTACTGGCAAAATCGAAGCGGTGGTAGGGTTTGCTGTTGCCCACGAAGTAGGGCCAGCCGAAATTACCGGCTCGTGCGGCCCGGTTAAACTCATCGTGCCCACGCGGGCCGCGCCCCAGGCTGTCGCGCCCGGCATCGGGACCTACTTCGCCCCAGTAGAGTACGCCGGTGCGCGGGTCGATGTCGATGCGGTACGGATTACGGCAACCCATTACGTAGATTTCGGGTTTCGTGCCCGGCGTACCGGGTGGAAAAAGATTACCTTCAGGAATCGCGTAGGTACCGTTCGCCACGGGGCGGATGCGCAGAATCTTACCCCGGAGGTCGGCGGGGTTGCCCGCCGAACGGCCCGCGTCGAAGTTTTGTCGGCCCGGTCGGTCGTCGGTGGGCGCGTAACCGTCCGACTCGAACGGATTGGTGTTATCGCCCGTGCTCAGGTAGAGGTTGCCGCGCCGGTCGAAGGCCAGCGAACCGCCCGAATGGCTCACGCCCTCGGCCACGACCGGAATACGCAGCAAATCGCGCCGGGTCTGTTGCAGCAAACTATCGGGACCTATCACGAAGCGGGCCAGTACGTTATAGGCTGTATCGGCTACTACTTTAGGGTCGCCAAAGTAAAGATAGACGTAGCGGTTCTGGCTGAAGTTGGGGTCTAACGCCAGGCCCATCAGACCGTCTTCGCCCTTGAAGCGCACGGGCAGTTTGGCCAGTCGCTGCCGTTTGCCCACTGCCGGGTCGAAGCGGTTGACCCAGCCGGGCCGTTCGACGTAGTAAACAATGCCATCGGGAGCTACGGCTACTTCCATAGGTTCGTTGAGGTCATCGTCGAGCACAACCTTTGTAAACCGACTATCGGCGGGTTTGGTCGTCTGAGCGTAACTCCGCAGCGGAAAAAGCAGGCTGGTCAGAAGCCAGACCCGCCAGCCGGTACAAGCAATTTTATCAAGCATAATTCATTAATCAGCGTTCGCCAGGGGGCGTTCGCAGAGTTCACGTTGTAAGGCCGTTACATCGACGTTTTGTACAGGCGTTTTGTTTTCAAGAGAACAACCCCCGATTCTGGCCCGTTTAGTTCAAATTCGGATTCAAATCCTTCTCTGACTGCGGAATTGGCAAGAACCGTTGATTATTGGTGACGGTAATACCCACTTTGGCCAGTTCAGAAACCAGCCGGTTCGTGCGCACGAGGTCGAACCAGCGGTCGCCTTCGAGGAACAATTCTCTGGCTCGTTCGGCGTAAAGCGAATCACGGAAAGCGGCCTGATTCAGCCCTGCTGTCAGGTTCGGCATCCGCGCCCGGTTCCGAACGCGGTTAATGGCTGCGTAAGCATCGGCGGTGGGGCCACCCGCTTCGTTGAGGGCTTCGGCCTGAATCAGCAGCACATCGGCCAGGCGCAAAATGGGCCAGTTGTTGGCCGAGTTGGCAAAGGGGGCGTTCTGGCCGGTCAGTTTATACTTCAGGGTGTAATAGTTGAGCGTGTCGGGCGCAGCCGTTCCGGCAGATCCCCGGAACGGCGTGTAAGGAATGGTTCGCCCCTGATTGTTGACGATTGTGGGCGGAAAAATGGCGGTTCGGCGGTCATCCTGCGGGCTGAAGAGCCGGAAGCCCAGCGGAGGAACCGTATATCGACCAAGACCTTCCCGTCCGGCAATACCCTGTAGGATGACCCCACGCGGGGGTGTCCAGCGCATAATGAACGACGGCACCGCAGCATCCTGATTGAATTGAATATCGAAAATAGTCTCGCCATTGGGAGCCGAATTGGCGGCATATTTATTGGCAAACAAAAACGCATCGTTGTAATTGGGCCACAACGCATACCGGCCCGAGTCCATCACTTTCTTGGCATATTCGGCAGCTTTGGCCCAGTTTCGGCGCGTCAGATAGACCTCAGCCAGCAGAGCGTTGGCGGCTCCCAGCGTAACCCGACCGTTGTCGGCACCCCCATAAATAAGCGGCAGGCCGGGGTTCTGCTGGGTTTCGCCGGCTGCATACTGCAAATCAGCGATAATGGCTGCGTAGATGTCATCTTCAGTACTTTTTGGCGGCTGAATGTTGTTCAGTCCGGCAGTGGGTGTCAGAATCAATGGCACCGACCCCCACAGCCGAACCAGATTGAAATACGTGAAAGCCCGCAGGAAACGAGCCTCGGCCTGTGTTCGGTTCTTAATCAGGGCTGACGCACCGGTTGCCGAAGGGACACTGGCAATAAGGGCGTTGGCGTTATTGACGGCGGTGTAGAACGTACTCCAGGCATTCAACAGGTTGCCGTCCAGGTCATTGAACGTAAATAAATCCCAAGGTTGCCAGGCAGCGGCATTGTCGCCCTGTGGCCCAAACTGCACCAGATCTGAGCGCAACTCATTGAAGGCGGGTATCCGCTCCTGATAATTCGAGGACAGTTGCCCGTAGACGGAGTTGACGGCTTCAATTAAATCCCGGTCTGTGTTATAAAACTGATTGCCAACAATCAGTGCGGTTGGTTTTTCTTCCAGAAATTCCCTACAGGCCGTTGTTGACACGAGCAGGAAAAGAAGTAGATACGTAGTGGCTTTCATGATGTTGTATTGCATATGAAGTGAATGACTGAATCAGAAGGTGAGCGATATACCGCCCGTAATGACGCGGGGGTTCGGATAGGGGCCGTTGTCGATACCGCCGATGGTGCCTGCCCCGGCATTGGTAGCTCCGGCAGCGGTATTGCTCGAACCGCTGATGCTCGTACCCACAATGTCGGGGTTGTAGCCGGTATAGTTGGTCCAGGTGAACAGGTTGTCGGCACTGACAAAAATCCGTGCCTGATTTAATTTGACCACCCGGCTAACCGTCTGCGGAATCGTGTATGACAGGGTGATGTTTCTCAGCCGCAT from Spirosoma montaniterrae encodes:
- a CDS encoding PQQ-dependent sugar dehydrogenase, with amino-acid sequence MLDKIACTGWRVWLLTSLLFPLRSYAQTTKPADSRFTKVVLDDDLNEPMEVAVAPDGIVYYVERPGWVNRFDPAVGKRQRLAKLPVRFKGEDGLMGLALDPNFSQNRYVYLYFGDPKVVADTAYNVLARFVIGPDSLLQQTRRDLLRIPVVAEGVSHSGGSLAFDRRGNLYLSTGDNTNPFESDGYAPTDDRPGRQNFDAGRSAGNPADLRGKILRIRPVANGTYAIPEGNLFPPGTPGTKPEIYVMGCRNPYRIDIDPRTGVLYWGEVGPDAGRDSLGRGPRGHDEFNRAARAGNFGWPYFVGNSKPYHRFDFASKQSGTAYDPLAPVNESANNTGLRNLPPVQPALIWYPYDASPEFPALGTGGRNAIGGPVYYPPGNPSARQFPAYYEGAWFIADWMRNWIFTARVDSVGKLTRLEPFLPNETFSKPIDMTFGPEGALYLLEYGAYWRAKNTDARLVRIEYTEGNRTPIAKLTASRTVGAAPLRVQFSASDSFDYDGADSLTYRWQFTGQSLQATGKNPAFTFTKPGTYTVRLTVTDPSGSAATNRLTVRVGNEPPRVSIRLTPNRSFYFGEGPLPYRVHVTDREDGQLGKPISSRSVRVTQQYLPTGYDFAGLDAIGTVRSRGQMLMAQSDCGACHAPEKQSVGPSWQAISRRYDATTNASVVSQLGRKVINGGGGVWGREHVMSAHPQLSEADAGEMVRYILSLRDAPSPVAPQGALTVAKGSGRYLLTAEYTDKGGLTGRDVVLLRSPRVAAQEASASQGVASRNLSATEAVMAYNEPGAWLAFNGVDLSGIQSVTARLTSPGLRGQLELRLDSPTGQLVGVLPVQPGPPNQQMPIASLNPTAGVHNLYVVYKPIAGEIGIWRRLEVAWLEFGQSRNN
- a CDS encoding RagB/SusD family nutrient uptake outer membrane protein — translated: MKATTYLLLFLLVSTTACREFLEEKPTALIVGNQFYNTDRDLIEAVNSVYGQLSSNYQERIPAFNELRSDLVQFGPQGDNAAAWQPWDLFTFNDLDGNLLNAWSTFYTAVNNANALIASVPSATGASALIKNRTQAEARFLRAFTYFNLVRLWGSVPLILTPTAGLNNIQPPKSTEDDIYAAIIADLQYAAGETQQNPGLPLIYGGADNGRVTLGAANALLAEVYLTRRNWAKAAEYAKKVMDSGRYALWPNYNDAFLFANKYAANSAPNGETIFDIQFNQDAAVPSFIMRWTPPRGVILQGIAGREGLGRYTVPPLGFRLFSPQDDRRTAIFPPTIVNNQGRTIPYTPFRGSAGTAAPDTLNYYTLKYKLTGQNAPFANSANNWPILRLADVLLIQAEALNEAGGPTADAYAAINRVRNRARMPNLTAGLNQAAFRDSLYAERARELFLEGDRWFDLVRTNRLVSELAKVGITVTNNQRFLPIPQSEKDLNPNLN